In Silene latifolia isolate original U9 population chromosome 3, ASM4854445v1, whole genome shotgun sequence, a single window of DNA contains:
- the LOC141648953 gene encoding uncharacterized protein LOC141648953, whose product MVPPYMSGGTPNPYGVYSVPHNQGMGVGSHVEQQLQDIRSLLSKVPELPRPMEVATPKCYADSPFVDSIALVSMPKGFTTPTMTLYYGTEDPLEHINQYKQKMMMVAATGPEKELRGVSERFQSTLQAIRKPKNFPKDLYRIVQRFEESTRDYLARFNVEKISIPRCNPATTVNAFRRGLHRDSDLKITTEKKNERAKPYSKNTVNKVSGETESTEAPPKLSEYGFTTGLTGVLKAIRELWQRTRWPKKPTPRENDKRDASKRCEYHNDIGHNTEDYVVLRKEVKHLYSAGCLDHLLPKGANYVKVNTTDQAQPSPPPPYSKVVSFITGGSKICGLTYSAAKRHATETKGDKPEFSLRFSRQDLPAISFDETDIPDEAEHHHDALIITLSIGNCLVKKILVDTGSSVNLIMLETLKNMGYSEKDLVQKAVPLVGFSGETKQSLGEIVIPTFAGGMNKQVRYLVIDGPSTYIVILGRPWIHEMKAVPSMYHQSLKFPTPWGVQEIRGDQNVARDCYKNALKPTAAGPA is encoded by the exons ATGGTCCCTCCTTACATGTCAGGAGGAACACCAAATCCATATGGGGTCTACTCAGTACCCCATAACCAGGGTATGGGGGTAGGAAGCCATGTAGAACAACAGTTGCAGGATATCAGGTCCCTACTTAGCAAGGTTCCAGAATTACCACGTCCCATGGAGGTGGCAACCCCGAAGTGTTATGCGGATTCCCCCTTTGTGGACAGCATTGCCCTTGTCAGCATGCCAAAGGGGTTCACCACGCCAACAATGACGTTGTATTATGGAACAGAGGATCCGCTGGAGCACATTAACCAGTACAAACAGAAAATGATGATGGTTGCAGCAACAGGGCCTGAAAAGGAG CTTCGCGGGGTTAGTGAACGTTTTCAATCAACACTTCAAGCGATCCGCAAGCCGAAAAATTTTCCAAAGGATCTATACCGGATCGTCCAGAGGTTTGAGGAGTCCACCAGGGATTATCTCGCCAGATTCAATGTGGAAAAAATATCTATCCCTAGGTGCAACCCTGCAACAACAGTCAATGCCTTCAGAAGGGGACTGCATCGCGACTCTGATTT AAAAATCACAACAGAGAAGAAGAACGAAAGAGCCAAACCCTACAGCAAGAATACAGTGAACAAAGTCTCAGGAGAAACAGAGAGCACCGAGGCTCCACCTAAGCTCAGCGAGTATGGGTTCACCACTGGACTTACTGGCGTATTAAAGGCAATCAGGGAACTATGGCAGAGGACCAGGTGGCCTAAGAAGCCTACCCCCAGGGAGAACGACAAAAGAGATGCCAGTAAAAGGTGTGAATACCACAACGATATTGGCCACAATACAGAAGATTATGTAGTACTACGAAAGGAAGTGAAGCACCTCTACAGTGCTGGATGCTTGGATCACCTGCTCCCCAAGGGAGCGAACTATGTAAAGGTCAATACTACTGACCAGGCccaaccttccccacctccacctTACTCAAAGGTCGTGAGCTTCATCACAGGAGGGTCGAAGATATGTGGTCTCACTTATTCAGCAGCAAAGCGCCATGCAACCGAGACTAAAGGAGATAAACCAGAGTTCTCCCTCAGGTTCAGCAGACAGGATCTACCAGCAATCTCATTCGACGAGACAGACATACCCGATGAGGCAGAACACCACCATGACGCCTTAATCATTACCCTTTCTATAGGAAATTGCCTTGTTAAAAAGatattggtagatacaggaagctctgtGAATCTAATAATGCTAGAAACCTTGAAGAACATGGGGTATAGCGAGAAAGACCTGGTGCAGAAGGCAGTACCCTTGGTAGGCTTCAGCGGGGAAACTAAACAATCCCTTGGAGAAATAGTGATACCTACCTTTGCAGGGGGTATGAACAAACAGGTACGGTACTTGGTCATTGATGGTCCGTCAACTTATATTGTGATACTTGGCAGGCCTTGGATCCATGAAATGAAAGCGGTACCATCAATGTACCATCAGAGCCTGAAGTTCCCTACACCCTGGGGGGTACAGGAGATACGGGGAGATCAAAATGTCGCTCGGGATTGCTACAAGAACGCTCTGAAACCCACTGCAGCTGgtccagcatag